A stretch of DNA from Pseudonocardia hierapolitana:
ACCGGCTTGGCGGCCTCATACACGGGTACGTGCAGGCTGCATGACCTGACAGGGTTCTCGGCACCCACAGGGTTGCCCGTCGCGGCGACCAGCGCTTTGGCAGTGGAGTCTTGGACCCCCACCGGTTGTAGGGATCGGCGGCCAGCAATGGCCGAGCCAGACGAGAAAGTTAGGCGAGTGAGACCGCGTCACCGCGTCGGACCATCCCGATCTGGCGCACCTCTGCGTACACGCCAACGTTCACATCGTTGTACCGGGCGGCCGTGCGCAGGATCTCCCTGTCCTTGGGCAGATCGCCCTGCGGGAGCGTCGTCATGACGCAACGAGGGCAGGGGCCAGTAATTTCCAGGACGACCTCGTCCCCGATGTGCACCCGCCGGTCCAACCACTTATTTTCCGTGAAGTCGGCAACGTCGTCGGTGGCCTGCACGACGATGTTGGGCCGGAACCGCCGAACTTCGAACCGACCTCGCGGGTGAAGCTCGCGGAGCCGATTGATCGTGCTCGTGGTGAGTACGTGAACACCCGCGAGATCGAAGAACGTCCCGGCGGGCATCGCCTCGTCAGTGACGGTGTCCTGATGGTCAAGCTCTGCCATGTCAGGCCAGTACTCCTCCAAGGTGGGCCGGGGCGCCCCGGCGGCGGCCAGCATGACGCGCCTGCCGAGGACGGCGGAGACGATCTCGGCGAAGCGGGCGTCGTCAGAGCTGATCCTTGAGCCATCGGGCAACGTCACGGCGACCGGCGGGAGCGGCTCGCCCGGCTCCGGTGGCGCAGTGAACATCGCCCGGAAGATGAACAAGTCGGGCCACTTCCTCGGGTTCTTGGCGCTCACGACCTTGCCGGTCTCGACATCAACAAGGGCGAAAGCGCGATCACCCAGCAGGCCAAAATCGTTGAAATGAGATGCGTTGAGCTCCTCCCCCTGCATCGACTTCAGCGGGTAGCGCCACAACGTGAGAACCGCTCCGTCGGTCATGCCGACACTCCTTGCCTCGGAACGTGTCATGCCGACCACCGACGAACTGTACTCGCAAACCTGAAGATCGGCGGCATCGCTTTGCGACTAGCTCAGAGCATTCCTTCTGCTACACGCTGAAGTGAACGGAGCTCGGCGCGTGTCCAACGAGCGCCGGCGACGTGGACAGCCCGCTGGCGGGCCGTACCCCGGCGAGGGTCCACCCCGCACAACTTCCGGCGCATGTTCACCACCGAGCTCGTCGGCGCCGGGGCTCCCGCTGCACATCGCCGTCTTCCCCGAGCACCTCATCGCCGCCCACGAAGCCCTCATCGAACGCTGCCGCGCGCTGTGCGCCGACGGCGGGCTGCGCTCGGTCACCGGCGACGAGTAAGCCGCGCTCACCCGATCGTGGAGTTCAAGTGGATCCGGGCGCGGGCTGCGCGTGCGCGGGGGCGGCGTACACGGTGTGGCCGATGCCGTCGGGACCGGAACCCCGCCGGGCGGACCGGGACGGCGGCGCGGGTCCTCAGCTCATCGTGGCGGCGGCGTCGGCGAGCGCCTGCCGCGCCCGGGCCACCAGTGCGGCATCGGTGAGCCCCGCCCCCCGCTCGAGCGCGGCCGTCGTCGCATGCTCCCCGAGCCGCTCGCGGACGGCGGCCAGCGCCGCCTGCAATCGCTCGGCATCCGTGGCGAACCCAGGGAGGGCGTCCTCCCGTGCGAGCACCGCTCCGGCGAGGACCGCAGCGTCGGTGTGGGCGCCGGCCCGCTCCAGCAGGACCGTGACGTGCTGCACCAGCCACCACGCGACCGACCGGTTGCCGAGCTGAACCCACTCCTCGAGCGCCACGGGGAAGCCGGCCAGCGCCTCCCGCAGCGCTCCTGTGCGCGCGGCAAGCGCCGCGGCAGAGGTGCGGGCCATCGTGACGAACAGCCGCGAGTCAGCCCGGAGGCCGTGCTCGATGGCGGTCCGGTAGCTCGCTGCGGCCCGCTCCGAGTCGGCCTCGGAGGCCGCCTCCCCGGCCAGATAGTGCGCCCACGCCATCACGGTGGGGACCGCCGACCGCACCGCCTGCGGCAGCAGCTCGGCGAGGACGGCGGCCGCCTCCTCCGCGCGTCCCGCGTTGACCAGCGCGTGCGCGACCGACAGCTCCGTCACCAGGCCGAGGACCGGCTGCCCGCGGGCCCGCCGCAACTCGGCGTGCCGGTGGTACCGGGCAATCGCGTCGTCGGTGTCACCGAGGAACATCGCGATGTCACCCGACACGTTCATCGGCAGCGCGGCCGCTGGGGCATCGGGACCTCCGGCCAGGGTGATTCCCCGCTCGGCCGTCGCCGCCGCCTCGGTCATCCGCCCCGCCGACCAGAGCGCGGCCGCCGCGGTGCCCAGCGCCGCGGCCAGCTCCGGATCGTCGATCGGCCAATCCGCGATCGGAAATCCCCAGCGCAGCAGGTCGAGCCGCTGGCGGAAGTAGGCGAACTCGTAGACGTCCCCGGCCAGCCGCAGCGCGAGCGGCCTATCGTGCGCGAGCGCGTGCTCCCACGCCGCATGCAGGTCGGGTGACAGTGCCGTCAGGTCACCGACCGCCTCGCCCTCGTGCTCGCTCCACAACCGCCTGCTGGTGGCGGCGAGCCGCGCCGCCGTGTCCCGGGCGTGCGCGTCCCGCAGCGCGTGCTCCTCGCCCGCCGCGGTGAGACGTTCCAGGGCGAACGCGCGGAGCGTCTCGAGCAGCTGGAACCGGCCGGATCGGGCCGACTGGACCAGGGACTGCTCGACCAGCCGGGCGAGCAGGGCCGGAAGCGATCCGCGGGACGCCCCACCGGATACCGCTTCCACCTGGTCGAGCGTGAACGAGCCGGGGAACACCCCCAGGCGCCGGAACAGCACGGCCTCCTCGGGGTCGAGCAGGTCATGCGACCACTCGACGACGGCGCGCAGCGTGCGGTGGCGCCGGTCGGACGTGCGTCGCCCACCGCCGAGCACGTCGAGCCGGTCGCCCAGCCGATCCAGGAGCACGGTCAGGCCCAGCCCGCCGGCCCGTGCGCCGCCGAGCTCGATGGCCAGGGGCAGCCCGTCCAGCCTGCGGCAGGCCTGCGCGACCAGAGCCAGCCCGGCCTCGTCGGGGAGCGCGAGGCCGGGCGCCCGCGCCAGGAACAGCCGCACCGCGGGATTGTCGGGGTCAGCCCCGGTGGGCAGCGGAAGGGGCGCCATCCGCTGCACCTCCTCGGTGTCGAGCGCGAGCCGCTCCCGGCTGGTGACCAGCAGCGCGAGCCCCGGCGCGCCGTCGCGGAGCCGCTCGACCAGCACCGCAAGCTCGTCCAGCACGTGCTCGGCGTTGTCGAGGACCAGCACGCCGCGGTGCGCCGCGAGCGCGGTGCACAAGGCATCCAGCGGATCGCGCCCCGAGGCGATCTCCACGCCGGTCGCCGCCGCCACCGCCTCCAGCAGGCGCGAGGACTGCACGGGCACGAGGTCGACCCACCAGACCGGCCGGCTCGCCGCCGCGCACTGGTGCGCGACCTCGAGGGCCACGCGGGTCTTGCCCACCCCGCCGGGCCCGAGGAGCGTCACGAGAGCGGTGTCGGCGACCGCGGCGGAAAGCGTCCGTACCTCGTCCTCGCGACCGATCAGCGGCGACGGGCGCCGCGGGAGCTGGCTCCGGCCCGGCGGCGTGGTGTCCATGGCCGCCTGGCGCGGGGTTGGGCCGACCTCCTCGCGGAGGATCCGCGTATGGAGCTCCCGGAGCTCGGCCGGCGGGTCGATACCCAGCTCGTCCCGCAGCACCCGCAGGTAGCGCTGGTAGGCGTCGAGGGCGTCGCCGGTGCGACCCGCCGCCGACAGCGCCCGCATCAGGACCGCCGTCGGCCGCTCGGCCATCGGATGCGCGGTGGCGAGATCCCGTGCCGCCGCGACCGCATCCTCGACCACTCCCGCCCGCAGCAGCGCCTCCGCGCGGTCCTCGGCCGCGGCCCGGCGCAGCTCGTCCAGACGCACGGCGGCGGGCCGGGCGAACGACTCGCCGAACTCGCCGTACGCAGGCCCCCGCCACAGCCCGAGCGCCTCGTCCAGCAGCCTGGCGGCAGCGGCGGGATCCCGACCCGACAGAGCGCGAGCGGCGCGGCAGCGCTGCTCGAACAGGTCGGCGTCGATCCGTGCGCCGCCGAGGTCGAGCTGGTACCCAGGCGCGCGCGTGACGAGCCGAGCTCCGGCGGGCCCGAGGGCGCGCCGCGCCCGTCCGACGACGACATGCACGGCGTTCTCCACGCGGGCGGGCGGCTCCTCGCCCCACACGGCCTCGGCCAGGCGGTGCACCGGCACCACCGCTCCCCGCTCCAGCAGCAGGGCTGTGAGCAGCGCGCGGGCGCGCGGCCCCGGGGGCACGACGACGCCCTCGGTGGAGTCCACTTCCAACGGACCGAGCACTCGGAACAGCACGAGGCCTCCCACATGCACGGCGGATCGTCGCACGCCGCGGGTGACATCGGAACGTCATCGCACTGACAGGTCGCGCACCGACGGTGTCTCGCAGGCGGCCATCCCGACCGCCGACCGAGCAGGAGGAAACCATGACCACTCTGCAACCCGCACGCACCGCCGTCCGCAAGGCCGCGCCGGCCGAAGCAGCGGTGGTGAGCTCCGCGCTCGCCGCCGCCTTCGAGGATGACCCCGTCTTCCGCTGGATGCTGCCCGACGAGACCGACCGCGCCGCCCGCACCCGCGCCTTCTTCGACCTCGTCGTCGAGGTCCTGGCCGTGCACGACGACGCCTGGACCACCACGGACGGCATCACCGGCGCCGCGCTGTGGGTTCCCTACGGCCGGCCTCCGATGTCCGACGAACGCGCCGAGCGCTTCGCCGCCGAGGTCGCCGAGATCTGCGGTCGGCACGCCGACCGGACACTGGAGCTGATCGCGGCGATGGACGAGAGCCATCCACACGCGCCGCACGAGTACCTGTGGTTCGTCGGCGTCGTTCCGGCCGCGCAGGGTCGCGGGATCGGGTCTGCACTCATCGCCCCCGTGCTCGAGCGCGCCGACCGGGCGGGCGCACCCGCCTACCTGGAGGCGACGAGCCCTCTCAACAAGGCGCTCTACGAACGGCACGGGTTCCGCGCCCGCCCCCCGATCTCCGTGGCGGGAGGCCCGCCGATGTGGCCGATGTGGCGCGATCCCGCCTGACGGGCCCGATGCCGGGATCGCCTGGCGTGTGCGTCCGTGACCAGCACCGACGCCCGGCCGCTCACGGGCGAGCGCACGGTTCCGGCATAGGAGATGTCGCCCGTCGAGCGCCGTGGCCGATACTGCACGGGTGCGGACGTACTGCAAGCATGGGCGCGTCGGGGACCAGCTACGTCGGCGTCTGCCTGAGCTGGTCGAGCGCCTCCAGCCCGTCCCAGTAGTTCCCGGCGCTGACGATCAGCCCGTCACGCACGGTGTATAGGGCCGCGTACGGCAACACAAGCGCCTTGCCGGTGGCCGACATCTCGCGTCGCTTCCGGCGAGGCGAGACCTCAGGGCGGACCGCCCCATCGGCGTGCGCAACCGGTCGCATGGGGCTTCGGGTCCGGAGCATGGCAAGGTCAATAAGGAAATTGCCGCTGCAAGCCACAGCTGAAGGCGGCCGCGGACACGTTCGCCCTGCTCAACAGCCCATCACGCTGCATCTGGCGCGGCTGATGGCGCACGAGAGCTTCGGCGGCCGAGGCGGCGACGAGAGGAACGGGAACCGCTCCGCGGTCGCTGTGGTCTGACGAGGCCATGACGATGACGCGCTCGCCGAAGACCTCACGCTGGATCCACGCCCTGGGCCGGCTTGGCCGCCGCCACGGTCGTCGATGGCCAGCCCGTGCCGTGCGGGCCGTGATCCTCGTTGGCGTCGCCGCGGGCCTCACCCTCGGATCCGGAGCCACGGTCGCCCAGGCCACTGATCAGGCGGCTCTTCCCGTGAAGGCCCTCGCCAAGTCCTGCAATCTCGGATTCACGCCCACCAACCCGACCGTGACCGGCCCGAGCATCCTCGGCAACGCCTTCGCGGTCTGCGGCGTCCCACCCGAACGGCACGTGCTCACCCTCAGCGTGCAGTACGGCCAAGGCCGACGTGGAAGACCGCCGAGTCGACCACCAGCACCGCGATCCCCACGCGCCAGCGCCAGGTCCACGAGGTGAAGACCGGATGCCGGCCCGGACTCTGGCGTGTCCATGCCGGCGTCGTCGGTCCCCCGCAGGGGCGCGACTTCGACTTCGCCGACAACAGCATCGAGCGGTTCGTCACCGCCGACGACTGCGACAGAGGCGGGAGTTCGCCGTCCCGACTCGTCGCAACCCAGGCGTCCACGTCCTGCTGAAGCCGGTGCAGGGTGTCCTGCTTGCGCTGTGGCGGCGGGCGGGGAGGAGCGACGATGCCGGGCAGCCTGCCCGACCATCGAGGTCATGTGCTCGCCCGCCTCACCGCGGCGCCGGGAGTGGGGAGCCGCGGGAGACGAGCTGCAGGTCCTCGTCAACGGGCCGCCCTACCAGCGCGATGTCCCCGGCGGTGTCGGTGCGGCGCACCGCGGCCCCGGCCCGCTCGAGGCCGCCGATCAGGCCGGGGTCGGGGTGGCGGTAGCGGTTGCCTGCGCCGACGCTCACCAGCACCGCGCGGGGGGACACGGCGTTGAGGAACTCCACCGACGTGTACCGGCTGCCGTGGTGTGGCATCTTCAGCACGTCGGCGCGCAGGTCGGCGCCGGAGGAGAGCAGGTCGGCCTGCGCGGCGAGCTCCACGTCGCCGGTGAGCAGGACCGTGCCGGCGGGGGTGCGGGCACGCAGCACCAGCGAGCCGTCGTTGACCGCCGTGCCGTCCTCGCCGTCGACGAATGCCGCGGGGTGCAGCGGGCCGAGCACGTCGATGGCGAGCGCCGGCCATGTCAGCCGCCTGCCGGCGGCGAGCGCGACGAGCGGCACGCCGACGCCCGCGGCCGTGTCGGCGACGTCTCGCAACGCCCACCCCGGCTCCCGCACCGGGCCGACCGCCACGCCGCCGACCGCCCGGCCGCGCAGCGCGCCCTCGAGACCGGCGACGTGGTCTGCGTGCAGGTGGCTGAGCACGAGCAGCGCGATCCCCTGCACGCCGAGCCGGTCGAGGCACGCGTCGACCGGGCCGGCGTCGGGACCCGCGTCGACCAGCACGACCCAGCCGGGCCGGCCCGTGGCGAGCACGATGGCATCACCCTGGCCGACGTCGCAGGCGACCACCGCCCATCCGGGAGGCGGCCACCCCGGCGGCACGATGCGCGTGGGCACCAGCACGAGCGCGAGCCCCAGTGCAACGGCGACGAGCAACGCACGCCACCGCGGGGAGCGGCCGAACCACAGCAACCCCAGCACCAGCAGACCCAGCAACACCGCGCCCGGTAGCCCGTCGGGCCAGCCGAGCACCGCACCCGGGACGGCCGCGGACCGGTCGGCCACCAGCACCAGCCACCCGACGGCGGGCCCGGCGGCCCACGCGCACACCTGCGCCGGCAACGCACCGAGCGGCGAGAGCACAGCGGCCAGCACGCCCAGCACGGTGGCCGGGGCGACGGCGGGAACGGCGAGCAGGTTGGCGGCCACGGCGACGGGGCTCACCTCACCGTTCAGCCCGGCGACCAGCGGAGCGGTGGCGAGGAACGCCGCCGCCGGCACGGCGAGCGCCTCCGCCATCCACCGCGGCACGCCGCGGCGCTGCAACGCGACCGACCAGCCCGGGGCGAGCAGCACCAGTGCGGCGGTGGCCAGCACCGACAGCGCGAACCCGGGGTCGACGGCCAGCGCCGGATCGGCCAGCAGCAGCACCAGCACCACCGCCGCCAGCGCGGGAACCGCGGACCGTCCCCGCCCCATCGCCAGCGCGAGCAGCACGACGGCCGCCATCGCCGCCGCGCGCACGACGCTCGGGGACGGCCGCGCGAGCACCACGAACCCGAGGACGGCGGCCGCGCTCACAGCGGCGGTCAGGCGGGGATCGGCCCGCAGCAGGCGCAGCAGCGCGAGGACCGCGCCGGCCACGATCGCGAGATTCGCCCCGGACACCGCGAGAAGGTGGCTGAGCCCCGCAGCCCGGAAGTCGGCCTCGACCTCAGCGGTGAGGAGGCTCGTGTCGCCGACGGCCAGCCCCGGCAACAGCCCACCCGGTGCCGGCGGAAGCACCTGCGCGGCCTCTCGCAGCCCGGCCCGCAGCCCGCCGGCGGCGTGCTGCCACCACGGCGGCGCCGAGACCTCCTCGGGCGGGCCGCGGACCCGCAACGCC
This window harbors:
- a CDS encoding ComEC/Rec2 family competence protein, translating into MTLPARSPTPDLDQAQPRPPDLRLVPAAVAVWAVVLLGIGLGPVAGVAVLVACALLAGVSVVRRRGAAWVLAAGGCAGAAALVVTAHTLLVDRHPLRTPAERGAAASVRVVVADDPRPLRSPGYGARPGEASQVLVPAELLRADVGDSGWAAGGRVLLIAPAEEWAALLPGQAVTGHGLLAPAGRRDLTVAALRVRGPPEEVSAPPWWQHAAGGLRAGLREAAQVLPPAPGGLLPGLAVGDTSLLTAEVEADFRAAGLSHLLAVSGANLAIVAGAVLALLRLLRADPRLTAAVSAAAVLGFVVLARPSPSVVRAAAMAAVVLLALAMGRGRSAVPALAAVVLVLLLADPALAVDPGFALSVLATAALVLLAPGWSVALQRRGVPRWMAEALAVPAAAFLATAPLVAGLNGEVSPVAVAANLLAVPAVAPATVLGVLAAVLSPLGALPAQVCAWAAGPAVGWLVLVADRSAAVPGAVLGWPDGLPGAVLLGLLVLGLLWFGRSPRWRALLVAVALGLALVLVPTRIVPPGWPPPGWAVVACDVGQGDAIVLATGRPGWVVLVDAGPDAGPVDACLDRLGVQGIALLVLSHLHADHVAGLEGALRGRAVGGVAVGPVREPGWALRDVADTAAGVGVPLVALAAGRRLTWPALAIDVLGPLHPAAFVDGEDGTAVNDGSLVLRARTPAGTVLLTGDVELAAQADLLSSGADLRADVLKMPHHGSRYTSVEFLNAVSPRAVLVSVGAGNRYRHPDPGLIGGLERAGAAVRRTDTAGDIALVGRPVDEDLQLVSRGSPLPAPR
- a CDS encoding MOSC domain-containing protein, which gives rise to MTDGAVLTLWRYPLKSMQGEELNASHFNDFGLLGDRAFALVDVETGKVVSAKNPRKWPDLFIFRAMFTAPPEPGEPLPPVAVTLPDGSRISSDDARFAEIVSAVLGRRVMLAAAGAPRPTLEEYWPDMAELDHQDTVTDEAMPAGTFFDLAGVHVLTTSTINRLRELHPRGRFEVRRFRPNIVVQATDDVADFTENKWLDRRVHIGDEVVLEITGPCPRCVMTTLPQGDLPKDREILRTAARYNDVNVGVYAEVRQIGMVRRGDAVSLA
- a CDS encoding BTAD domain-containing putative transcriptional regulator gives rise to the protein MLFRVLGPLEVDSTEGVVVPPGPRARALLTALLLERGAVVPVHRLAEAVWGEEPPARVENAVHVVVGRARRALGPAGARLVTRAPGYQLDLGGARIDADLFEQRCRAARALSGRDPAAAARLLDEALGLWRGPAYGEFGESFARPAAVRLDELRRAAAEDRAEALLRAGVVEDAVAAARDLATAHPMAERPTAVLMRALSAAGRTGDALDAYQRYLRVLRDELGIDPPAELRELHTRILREEVGPTPRQAAMDTTPPGRSQLPRRPSPLIGREDEVRTLSAAVADTALVTLLGPGGVGKTRVALEVAHQCAAASRPVWWVDLVPVQSSRLLEAVAAATGVEIASGRDPLDALCTALAAHRGVLVLDNAEHVLDELAVLVERLRDGAPGLALLVTSRERLALDTEEVQRMAPLPLPTGADPDNPAVRLFLARAPGLALPDEAGLALVAQACRRLDGLPLAIELGGARAGGLGLTVLLDRLGDRLDVLGGGRRTSDRRHRTLRAVVEWSHDLLDPEEAVLFRRLGVFPGSFTLDQVEAVSGGASRGSLPALLARLVEQSLVQSARSGRFQLLETLRAFALERLTAAGEEHALRDAHARDTAARLAATSRRLWSEHEGEAVGDLTALSPDLHAAWEHALAHDRPLALRLAGDVYEFAYFRQRLDLLRWGFPIADWPIDDPELAAALGTAAAALWSAGRMTEAAATAERGITLAGGPDAPAAALPMNVSGDIAMFLGDTDDAIARYHRHAELRRARGQPVLGLVTELSVAHALVNAGRAEEAAAVLAELLPQAVRSAVPTVMAWAHYLAGEAASEADSERAAASYRTAIEHGLRADSRLFVTMARTSAAALAARTGALREALAGFPVALEEWVQLGNRSVAWWLVQHVTVLLERAGAHTDAAVLAGAVLAREDALPGFATDAERLQAALAAVRERLGEHATTAALERGAGLTDAALVARARQALADAAATMS
- a CDS encoding GNAT family N-acetyltransferase, whose amino-acid sequence is MTTLQPARTAVRKAAPAEAAVVSSALAAAFEDDPVFRWMLPDETDRAARTRAFFDLVVEVLAVHDDAWTTTDGITGAALWVPYGRPPMSDERAERFAAEVAEICGRHADRTLELIAAMDESHPHAPHEYLWFVGVVPAAQGRGIGSALIAPVLERADRAGAPAYLEATSPLNKALYERHGFRARPPISVAGGPPMWPMWRDPA